In one Neobacillus sp. CF12 genomic region, the following are encoded:
- a CDS encoding cytidine deaminase, which produces MDEKRLMEEAVKARAFAYVPYSKFQVGAALLSTDGKVFHGCNIENAAYGMTNCAERTALFKAYSEGITQFDSLVVVADTDRPVPPCGACRQVISELCDSEMEVILMNLKGDIQRILVKELLPGAFSPDDLK; this is translated from the coding sequence ATGGATGAAAAACGACTTATGGAAGAAGCAGTCAAAGCACGAGCGTTTGCCTATGTGCCTTATTCGAAATTTCAGGTGGGTGCTGCTCTTTTATCTACTGATGGAAAAGTATTTCACGGATGCAACATTGAAAATGCTGCTTATGGTATGACGAACTGTGCAGAAAGAACGGCTTTATTTAAGGCATATTCTGAAGGTATTACTCAGTTCGATTCACTAGTTGTTGTAGCAGACACGGATCGGCCAGTTCCGCCATGTGGAGCATGCCGGCAGGTAATCTCGGAACTATGTGATTCTGAGATGGAAGTTATCCTTATGAATTTGAAAGGTGATATCCAAAGAATCTTAGTTAAGGAACTTCTTCCTGGCGCATTTTCTCCAGATGATTTAAAATAA
- a CDS encoding DUF1427 family protein: MKEVLLALIAGLIVGILFKFMKLPLPAPPVFSAVVGVFGVYFGGVVAGWMVKFFQ; encoded by the coding sequence ATGAAGGAAGTATTATTAGCATTAATTGCTGGGTTAATTGTTGGTATCTTGTTTAAGTTTATGAAACTTCCACTACCTGCTCCTCCCGTGTTTTCTGCTGTAGTCGGTGTCTTTGGAGTATATTTTGGAGGCGTGGTCGCTGGTTGGATGGTCAAATTTTTCCAATGA
- the deoC gene encoding deoxyribose-phosphate aldolase — protein sequence MTQNVTKMIDHTLLKADATKEEIVKLVDEAKKYSFASVCVNPTWVKISAEMLKDTPEVKVCTVIGFPLGASTPETKAFETKNAIENGANEIDMVINIAALKDKKDDLVERDIKAVVEAAQGKALTKVIIETCLLTNEEKVRACEISVKAGADFVKTSTGFSTGGATVEDIKLMRETVGPEIGVKASGGVRSREDALAMIEAGATRIGASSGVSISKGELSLDNY from the coding sequence ATGACTCAAAATGTGACTAAAATGATAGATCATACATTATTAAAGGCTGATGCAACAAAAGAAGAAATCGTTAAATTAGTTGATGAAGCTAAGAAATATTCATTCGCATCTGTATGTGTTAATCCAACTTGGGTAAAAATATCAGCAGAAATGCTGAAAGATACCCCAGAGGTAAAAGTCTGTACGGTAATCGGATTTCCTTTAGGAGCTTCTACACCAGAAACAAAGGCATTTGAAACAAAAAATGCGATTGAAAATGGTGCAAATGAAATCGATATGGTCATCAACATCGCCGCACTTAAGGATAAAAAAGATGATTTAGTTGAAAGAGATATCAAAGCTGTTGTTGAGGCAGCGCAAGGAAAAGCACTAACAAAGGTTATTATTGAGACTTGTCTATTAACGAATGAGGAAAAAGTAAGAGCCTGTGAAATTTCAGTTAAAGCTGGAGCAGACTTTGTAAAAACCTCAACTGGATTTTCAACGGGCGGGGCAACTGTTGAAGATATTAAGTTAATGCGTGAAACAGTGGGACCTGAGATTGGTGTAAAGGCATCTGGAGGCGTACGCAGCCGTGAGGATGCACTTGCAATGATCGAAGCTGGTGCTACACGTATCGGTGCAAGTTCTGGAGTGTCTATTAGTAAAGGTGAACTTTCTCTAGACAATTATTAA
- a CDS encoding sugar-binding transcriptional regulator yields MDREKLSKVIEAAKLYYLLDYNQNEIAEKLGVSRPTVSRLLQQAKSEGIVQINIMDPYEDVENLARELEIRFNLKRAIVTPIPQFENHIIKNYLGEKAALYLDEIVKDQDIIGVTWGTTLYHIAVELRQKYVKDVKVVQLKGGVSHAETNTYASEILYLFGKAYNTTPLNLPLPAIVDHVVVKQAMEADRHIHKILDLGKKANIAVFTIGSIKKDSLLFQMGYFTESDQKALNEKAVGDICSRFFDKDGEVCNESLNERTLGVKLEDLRNKEYSILVAGGPNKIEGIYGALKGNYANVLITDQFSAKFLLDKK; encoded by the coding sequence GTGGACCGAGAAAAACTTAGCAAGGTGATAGAAGCTGCAAAACTATATTATTTATTGGATTATAATCAAAACGAAATAGCTGAGAAATTAGGTGTTTCACGCCCTACAGTGTCCCGTTTATTACAGCAGGCAAAAAGTGAAGGAATCGTTCAAATCAACATCATGGATCCATATGAAGACGTTGAAAATCTGGCTCGCGAGTTAGAAATTAGGTTCAATTTGAAAAGGGCAATTGTTACGCCTATTCCGCAATTTGAAAATCATATTATCAAAAATTACCTTGGGGAAAAGGCAGCATTGTATCTTGATGAAATTGTAAAGGACCAAGACATTATTGGGGTCACGTGGGGAACAACGTTGTATCATATTGCGGTTGAGTTGAGGCAGAAATATGTCAAAGACGTGAAGGTTGTTCAGCTAAAGGGCGGCGTAAGCCATGCTGAAACGAATACGTATGCGTCGGAAATCCTGTACCTTTTTGGCAAAGCATACAATACTACACCACTTAATCTTCCCTTGCCGGCGATTGTAGACCATGTTGTCGTGAAGCAGGCAATGGAGGCTGACAGGCATATTCATAAAATCCTTGACCTTGGCAAAAAGGCCAATATCGCTGTGTTTACCATTGGATCGATTAAAAAGGACTCATTATTGTTCCAAATGGGGTATTTTACAGAAAGTGATCAAAAGGCTCTAAACGAAAAGGCGGTCGGGGATATTTGTTCACGTTTCTTTGATAAAGATGGTGAAGTGTGTAATGAAAGTCTGAACGAAAGAACGCTGGGAGTTAAATTAGAGGATTTACGGAACAAGGAATACTCGATTCTTGTTGCAGGCGGACCGAATAAAATTGAGGGCATATATGGTGCTTTAAAGGGGAATTATGCCAATGTGTTAATAACAGATCAATTCTCTGCTAAGTTCCTTCTGGATAAAAAGTAA
- a CDS encoding MMPL family transporter — translation MGKIGGLIYRYRKTVLALWLLIIALSVVFALKLPSVLSGNGFEYKGEYNKTRMLLEEDFGQAKSSIILVFGRERTVTERDWNQFIKATFEDLKNFDDAKSITSPFDREGMIKDEVAYGVLAFDKKAEELGNEIEQLNKLLKNKQGLTVTMTGEPIIVQDLNIASQEDLAKAEMIGLPIALLVLVLAFGGLIAASIPIVIGVVSILATMGAVFFFSYRADLTIFILNIVPMIGLALSIDFALLLINRYKEELHTKSIREAIEISVATAGRSIIFSGLCVFIGLSALWFIKIDIFQNVALGGMAVVFISAFCALTFLPALLAVIGTRINKFSIIRAKDSNTSLWHRFATFVMRHPILMAGVSLAILLAGLIPVAQMTMSIPGTESLPAKYPSRVAFETFEHHFISKDKRTDNKVTIVLETEGSILEMENLMKVSNYIKSLEKEKLVDTVDSPFSVTGIADEKELSQTLSFGPKEQTTPILDYFVRDNKMLIEVYLKTTDHSAAARKWVRDWSNRDSELTTHFGGSIKFEQEIFDEIFKKAPYGLLLIVVSTFFILMAAFRSILIPLKAILMNILSLSCTFGIVVWIFQKGHFGIEPVDIALILPVFVFTLVFGLSMDYEVFLISRIQEFYLKTGDNTEATISGLTYTSKIITSAAAIMIVVTGAFAFTGVMPIKQLGVGIAIAIFIDATIVRMALVPALMKLFGDWNWWFFGLKNKAQTKERKSQPDI, via the coding sequence ATGGGGAAAATCGGAGGACTCATATACCGTTACCGAAAAACGGTACTGGCGCTATGGCTGCTTATCATTGCACTATCGGTAGTTTTCGCCTTAAAACTACCTTCTGTATTAAGTGGCAACGGCTTTGAATACAAAGGTGAATATAACAAAACAAGAATGCTCCTTGAAGAGGATTTTGGACAAGCCAAGTCATCCATTATCCTTGTCTTCGGAAGAGAGCGTACCGTTACTGAGCGTGACTGGAATCAATTTATTAAAGCAACCTTTGAAGATCTAAAAAACTTCGACGATGCCAAAAGCATTACTAGTCCATTTGACCGGGAAGGAATGATCAAAGATGAAGTTGCCTATGGTGTATTGGCTTTTGATAAAAAAGCAGAGGAGCTCGGCAATGAGATTGAACAATTGAACAAGCTTCTTAAAAATAAACAGGGACTAACCGTTACCATGACAGGTGAACCGATTATTGTTCAAGACCTTAATATTGCCAGCCAAGAGGATTTAGCCAAGGCTGAAATGATCGGACTGCCGATTGCCCTATTAGTCTTAGTCCTAGCGTTCGGAGGGTTAATTGCAGCCTCAATCCCAATTGTGATCGGTGTTGTATCGATTCTCGCAACAATGGGTGCAGTTTTCTTTTTTAGTTATCGTGCCGATTTGACCATCTTTATTTTAAATATCGTTCCCATGATCGGGCTCGCTCTAAGTATTGACTTTGCTCTATTGTTAATTAACCGCTACAAAGAAGAATTACATACCAAATCCATCCGTGAAGCAATAGAGATCAGTGTGGCAACGGCCGGGCGTTCGATTATTTTTTCAGGACTTTGCGTTTTTATTGGCTTATCCGCTCTATGGTTTATTAAAATCGATATTTTTCAAAATGTTGCATTAGGCGGTATGGCCGTCGTATTTATTTCAGCCTTTTGTGCTTTGACCTTTCTCCCAGCTCTGCTGGCTGTAATCGGAACAAGAATTAATAAGTTTAGTATTATTCGGGCAAAGGATTCAAACACAAGTCTATGGCATCGATTTGCCACGTTTGTGATGAGACATCCTATTCTGATGGCAGGAGTATCCCTAGCCATTCTGTTAGCCGGACTTATTCCGGTTGCACAAATGACGATGTCGATTCCAGGTACAGAATCACTCCCAGCTAAATATCCATCCAGAGTCGCTTTTGAGACCTTTGAGCATCATTTTATTTCTAAAGATAAACGAACCGATAACAAAGTAACCATCGTACTTGAAACTGAAGGATCTATTTTAGAAATGGAAAACCTTATGAAGGTCAGCAACTATATAAAGAGCCTTGAGAAGGAAAAACTAGTTGATACCGTTGATTCTCCGTTTTCGGTAACGGGCATTGCCGATGAGAAAGAATTGTCTCAAACGCTATCTTTTGGGCCAAAAGAACAGACAACTCCAATACTAGACTATTTTGTCAGAGACAATAAAATGCTGATTGAGGTTTATTTAAAAACGACTGACCATTCGGCAGCGGCTAGAAAGTGGGTTCGTGACTGGTCAAATCGTGACAGTGAGTTGACCACCCATTTTGGTGGTTCGATAAAATTCGAACAGGAGATCTTTGATGAGATATTTAAGAAAGCGCCATACGGGTTATTATTAATTGTTGTTTCAACCTTCTTCATTCTCATGGCTGCTTTCAGGTCAATCCTCATTCCTTTGAAGGCTATATTAATGAATATCTTGAGTCTAAGCTGTACGTTCGGGATTGTTGTCTGGATTTTTCAGAAGGGGCATTTTGGTATCGAGCCCGTCGATATTGCGTTAATCTTACCCGTCTTTGTGTTTACGCTCGTTTTTGGACTGTCAATGGACTACGAAGTTTTCCTAATTTCGAGGATTCAGGAGTTTTATTTAAAAACAGGAGATAATACAGAAGCCACGATATCGGGGTTAACCTACACGAGTAAAATTATTACCTCTGCTGCCGCGATTATGATTGTGGTAACAGGCGCTTTTGCTTTTACAGGCGTCATGCCGATTAAACAGCTTGGCGTCGGCATTGCGATTGCGATTTTCATTGACGCCACCATCGTACGGATGGCTCTGGTTCCTGCTTTAATGAAGTTGTTCGGGGATTGGAACTGGTGGTTTTTTGGACTTAAGAATAAAGCACAAACGAAGGAAAGAAAAAGCCAGCCTGATATATAG
- a CDS encoding cupin domain-containing protein, whose translation MEKNSVKAYQEFSEERFTKRIIYKKGETTAFVLNFMPGQQLPVHKHPGTEVYLYVVTGNGTFIIDGQETPVSDADLVHVGGDEELAFNNNGSEPVSLYVVLSKVPSEQYAKNI comes from the coding sequence ATGGAAAAAAATTCAGTTAAAGCCTACCAAGAGTTCAGCGAAGAGAGATTTACAAAACGGATTATTTACAAAAAAGGTGAAACGACAGCATTTGTGTTAAATTTCATGCCTGGACAACAGCTTCCCGTTCATAAGCATCCTGGAACAGAAGTTTATCTTTATGTCGTCACTGGGAATGGTACCTTCATTATCGATGGTCAGGAAACGCCAGTATCAGATGCAGATTTGGTTCATGTAGGCGGGGACGAGGAGCTTGCCTTTAACAATAATGGCAGTGAACCTGTCAGCTTATATGTTGTGTTAAGTAAAGTACCTAGCGAACAATACGCAAAAAATATCTAA
- the norA gene encoding multidrug efflux MFS transporter NorA: MKTHNVTLALLLINLFIAFLGIGLVIPVLPTLMNELGITGTTIGYLTAAFAIAQLIVSPFAGKAADKFGRKIMIVIGLFIFGISEFLFGIGKEIEMLFFSRILGGISAAFIMPAVTAFIADITNLDTRPKALGYMSAAISTGFIIGPGIGGFLAEFGTRIPFFFAGALGTIAAILSIILLSEPIRKEEHNEQDSAGNLGYKRIFAPKYLLAFILIFIASFGLAAFESFFSLFVDHKFQFKPSDIAIVITGGAIFGAVSQVVLFDRLTRIWGEIKLIQYSLILSALLVFLMTVVHSYFSILLVTFIVFVGFDLFRPAVTSYLSNIAGNEQGFVGGMNSMFTSLANISGPIIGGILFDIDINYPYYFATVILFLGIVITWVWKKQASSLSKEVKASVADF; the protein is encoded by the coding sequence ATGAAGACTCATAATGTCACTTTAGCATTATTATTAATAAATTTATTCATTGCCTTTTTGGGTATTGGTCTTGTAATTCCAGTCTTACCCACGTTGATGAACGAATTAGGGATTACTGGAACAACTATTGGTTATTTAACAGCAGCATTTGCCATTGCTCAATTAATCGTTTCACCCTTTGCAGGGAAAGCTGCAGATAAATTCGGCAGGAAAATTATGATTGTCATTGGTTTATTTATTTTCGGGATATCCGAATTTTTATTCGGAATCGGAAAAGAAATCGAAATGTTATTTTTCTCTCGTATTTTAGGTGGAATTAGTGCTGCGTTCATTATGCCTGCCGTTACAGCCTTTATTGCTGATATTACAAATTTGGATACTCGCCCGAAAGCGCTAGGTTATATGTCAGCTGCGATTAGTACAGGATTTATTATTGGTCCAGGAATTGGAGGATTTTTAGCGGAATTTGGAACACGTATTCCATTCTTCTTTGCGGGAGCACTAGGAACAATCGCTGCTATACTCTCTATTATTCTATTATCTGAGCCAATTCGTAAGGAAGAGCATAATGAACAAGACTCAGCTGGAAATCTTGGCTATAAACGTATTTTTGCCCCAAAATATCTTCTTGCGTTTATTTTAATTTTTATTGCCTCATTTGGTTTAGCAGCTTTTGAATCGTTCTTTAGTCTATTTGTGGACCATAAATTTCAGTTTAAACCATCCGATATAGCCATTGTGATAACAGGAGGTGCAATTTTTGGAGCAGTTTCCCAAGTCGTTTTATTTGATAGGCTTACACGTATTTGGGGGGAAATAAAGCTGATTCAATATAGCTTAATATTATCAGCCTTACTTGTCTTTTTAATGACTGTTGTTCATTCATACTTCTCAATTTTACTTGTGACATTTATTGTTTTTGTAGGATTTGATTTATTCCGACCAGCGGTTACTTCATACCTTTCGAATATCGCTGGAAACGAACAAGGTTTTGTTGGTGGAATGAACTCTATGTTTACAAGTTTAGCAAACATTAGTGGACCCATTATAGGGGGAATATTATTTGATATAGATATTAACTACCCTTACTATTTTGCGACAGTGATTCTATTTCTAGGAATCGTCATTACATGGGTTTGGAAGAAGCAAGCAAGTAGTTTATCAAAAGAAGTGAAGGCGAGTGTAGCTGATTTTTAG
- a CDS encoding MerR family transcriptional regulator, whose protein sequence is MNNKNGKYLTTGEFAKLCRVNKQTLFYYDQIGLFSPVLKNEKGYRFYSIRQIELFFVIDLLKEIGMSLNDIQEYTQNKTPESFLSLMYQKKKEIVEKLQEIEAKKKIIDSKIALMEEASLLDFHQVTLEQLPEVTLYLSRNIENIKDEEFVEVVSDFINELSLSKLDTGYPIGVITKREQVLKGEFTNYSYLYMEQPNPKEGYPYFKSVTGDFLIGYHIGDEKTIHKTYRRLFSEMDRLNLALGDFVFEEYIYDTVVMNHNEDYVTKIMIQVNK, encoded by the coding sequence ATGAATAATAAAAATGGAAAGTATTTAACCACAGGTGAATTTGCAAAGCTATGCAGAGTAAACAAACAAACTCTCTTTTATTACGATCAAATTGGGCTTTTTTCCCCAGTATTGAAAAACGAAAAAGGTTACCGGTTTTATTCAATACGACAGATAGAGCTATTCTTTGTTATTGATTTATTAAAGGAAATTGGTATGTCACTAAACGATATCCAAGAATATACACAAAATAAAACGCCTGAAAGTTTTTTGTCCTTAATGTACCAAAAAAAGAAAGAGATTGTGGAAAAGCTTCAGGAGATTGAAGCGAAGAAAAAAATAATTGATTCAAAAATAGCCTTAATGGAAGAAGCGTCACTCCTTGATTTTCACCAAGTTACGCTGGAACAATTACCAGAAGTAACACTTTATTTAAGTAGAAATATTGAAAATATAAAAGATGAAGAATTTGTAGAGGTCGTTTCAGATTTTATAAATGAATTGTCCCTATCAAAACTTGATACTGGATATCCAATAGGTGTTATAACGAAACGGGAGCAAGTCCTAAAAGGAGAATTTACAAATTACAGCTATTTATATATGGAGCAGCCAAATCCAAAGGAAGGGTATCCGTATTTTAAAAGTGTAACGGGTGATTTTCTAATTGGATATCATATTGGGGATGAAAAGACAATACATAAAACATATAGGCGACTATTTTCGGAGATGGATCGTTTAAATTTAGCCTTAGGTGATTTTGTTTTTGAAGAGTATATTTATGATACAGTGGTCATGAATCATAATGAAGATTACGTCACCAAAATTATGATCCAAGTAAATAAATAG
- a CDS encoding 2-oxoacid:acceptor oxidoreductase family protein: MLEEIIIAGFGGQGVMSMGQLLAYAGMLEGKGVSWLPSYGPEQRGGTANCAVVVSDETVGSPLVTNPSTAIVLNNPSFDKFESRVRPGGLLIINSSLVTRVSKRSDIEMIELTATDMAADLGNARVANMILLGAFIERTKVVSSDAIIESLKKVLSKGKHHLIEVNKQALNKGKTMVSIRV; the protein is encoded by the coding sequence ATGTTGGAGGAAATCATTATTGCGGGATTTGGTGGACAGGGTGTTATGTCAATGGGTCAACTGTTAGCATATGCCGGCATGCTCGAAGGGAAAGGCGTTTCATGGCTGCCATCCTATGGTCCTGAACAACGCGGGGGAACAGCAAATTGTGCGGTGGTAGTATCCGATGAAACCGTGGGTTCCCCGCTTGTCACAAATCCTTCAACAGCAATAGTTTTAAATAATCCATCCTTTGATAAATTTGAGTCGCGCGTACGTCCAGGGGGATTATTAATTATTAATTCATCATTGGTGACAAGAGTTTCAAAACGCAGCGATATTGAAATGATTGAATTGACCGCTACCGATATGGCAGCTGACCTTGGAAATGCACGTGTCGCAAATATGATTTTATTAGGCGCGTTCATCGAACGAACCAAGGTCGTTTCAAGTGATGCCATCATCGAATCCTTGAAAAAAGTCCTGTCAAAAGGAAAGCACCATTTAATCGAAGTTAACAAACAAGCACTCAATAAGGGGAAAACCATGGTTTCCATTAGAGTATAG
- a CDS encoding thiamine pyrophosphate-dependent enzyme, which yields MTMKTVLKKTNGLTDNPTHYCPGCTHGVIHRLVGEVLEEMDILEDTIGVASVGCSVLSYEYFNCDMTQAAHGRAPAVATGVKRVLPDRFVFTYQGDGDLASIGISEVIHAAARGEKITVIFVNNAIYGMTGGQMAPTTLIGQKTATTPFGRDESIQGSPIKVCEMLATLDGTAYIERVSAHDVPHIQKAKRAIRKAFEAQKKGLGFSMVEILSTCPTNWGLDPFESLEWVKDNMIPAYPLGVYKNKEGGK from the coding sequence ATGACCATGAAAACAGTTTTAAAAAAAACAAACGGATTAACCGATAACCCTACACATTACTGTCCTGGCTGCACACACGGCGTCATCCACCGTCTTGTAGGTGAGGTTTTGGAAGAAATGGATATTTTAGAGGATACGATTGGGGTTGCCTCTGTCGGGTGTTCGGTTTTATCCTATGAATATTTTAATTGTGATATGACCCAGGCGGCTCATGGCCGTGCTCCCGCTGTTGCGACAGGTGTGAAAAGGGTGCTGCCTGATCGCTTTGTATTTACTTATCAAGGTGATGGGGACCTTGCTTCAATCGGCATAAGCGAAGTCATTCATGCTGCGGCTAGAGGAGAAAAAATTACAGTTATCTTTGTTAATAATGCAATCTATGGAATGACTGGCGGACAAATGGCGCCGACTACCTTGATTGGACAAAAAACTGCTACTACACCTTTTGGACGCGATGAAAGTATTCAAGGCTCACCGATAAAAGTCTGTGAAATGCTGGCAACTTTAGATGGAACTGCCTACATTGAAAGGGTATCAGCACATGATGTGCCACATATCCAAAAGGCAAAACGTGCGATTCGGAAAGCGTTTGAAGCACAAAAAAAAGGACTTGGCTTTTCTATGGTGGAGATATTATCAACCTGCCCGACAAACTGGGGACTTGATCCTTTCGAATCCCTTGAATGGGTAAAAGATAATATGATTCCTGCCTATCCTCTTGGCGTTTACAAGAATAAAGAGGGGGGCAAGTAA
- a CDS encoding 3-methyl-2-oxobutanoate dehydrogenase subunit VorB, translating into MGKVLMKGNEVIAEAAVQAGCNYFFGYPITPQSELVAYMARRLPEVGGLFLQAESEIAAINMVYGAAGTGVRVMTSSSSPGFSLKQEGISYLVGSELPAVVVNIVRGGPGLGNIQPAQSDYFQVTKGGGHGDYNIPVLAPASLQEIVELTSEAFDIADRYRTPVILMGDGMLGQMMEPVEFGERTQPELPEKNWATTGTRGDGQRRIITSLELNAEALETRNEALQKKFARIKENEVRYEIYQTGDADYIMVAFGTVARITMNAIHKARQQGLKVGLIRPISLWPFPEKPFIETRDRVKGYISVEMSAGQMVEDVRLAVNGHAEVDFYGRTGGVVPTQEEIYQKLLSVTGGITV; encoded by the coding sequence ATGGGAAAAGTATTAATGAAGGGGAATGAAGTAATCGCTGAAGCAGCGGTCCAGGCAGGTTGTAACTACTTTTTTGGCTATCCGATTACACCCCAAAGTGAGCTTGTAGCATATATGGCGAGAAGACTTCCAGAGGTTGGTGGATTATTTCTTCAAGCTGAAAGTGAAATCGCTGCGATCAATATGGTTTATGGTGCTGCTGGGACGGGAGTCAGGGTTATGACCTCCTCTTCAAGTCCTGGTTTTAGCTTAAAACAGGAAGGTATTTCTTATTTAGTAGGTTCGGAGCTTCCTGCTGTCGTGGTAAACATCGTTCGAGGAGGTCCTGGCTTAGGGAATATCCAGCCTGCCCAGTCTGATTACTTCCAGGTAACAAAAGGCGGCGGTCATGGCGACTATAATATCCCCGTGTTAGCGCCAGCCTCTTTACAAGAAATAGTTGAATTAACAAGTGAGGCATTTGACATTGCAGACCGCTACCGAACACCCGTGATTCTTATGGGGGATGGGATGCTTGGGCAAATGATGGAGCCGGTTGAGTTTGGAGAGCGGACACAACCTGAACTGCCAGAAAAGAATTGGGCAACTACCGGAACCCGCGGAGACGGGCAGAGAAGAATTATCACCTCACTGGAATTGAATGCAGAGGCGCTAGAAACCCGTAACGAAGCTTTACAAAAAAAGTTTGCAAGAATAAAAGAAAATGAGGTTCGCTACGAAATCTACCAAACGGGAGATGCTGACTATATAATGGTTGCATTTGGCACAGTTGCTCGAATTACGATGAATGCTATTCATAAAGCAAGGCAGCAAGGTTTAAAAGTAGGACTAATCCGTCCAATTTCGCTGTGGCCATTCCCTGAAAAGCCTTTTATCGAAACGAGAGATCGAGTGAAGGGATATATTTCCGTAGAAATGAGTGCCGGGCAGATGGTTGAGGATGTAAGATTAGCCGTTAACGGTCATGCAGAGGTTGATTTTTACGGACGAACCGGCGGAGTTGTGCCGACACAGGAAGAAATTTATCAAAAGCTTTTATCTGTAACCGGGGGGATCACGGTATGA
- a CDS encoding 4Fe-4S dicluster domain-containing protein, with amino-acid sequence MEKRVVFNEDICKSCGLCVQVCPTNVIFLADYLNGKGYRPAAVIDQEHCISCAKCAQICPDCVISVYRPVKVLQTV; translated from the coding sequence GTGGAAAAGCGAGTTGTGTTTAATGAGGATATTTGTAAATCGTGCGGACTTTGTGTTCAGGTATGCCCGACGAACGTTATTTTTCTAGCAGACTATTTAAATGGAAAAGGTTATCGTCCAGCGGCCGTAATCGATCAGGAACATTGTATTAGTTGTGCAAAATGTGCGCAGATATGCCCGGATTGTGTCATTTCCGTCTACAGACCAGTAAAGGTGTTGCAAACTGTTTAA
- a CDS encoding metallophosphoesterase — protein MNNKKFFLLLFVFIVSATLFPSNMRAENTGVVDLRILETTDLHASLVNYDYYQTKTDNTIGLVKTSSLIHQARSEAVNSLLFDNGDHLKGNPLGEYLVRIKGIQKGKIHPVYSAFNYLKYDAIAIGNHELNYGLKFLRNALKGPKMPVVNANVYKAKTNKPYFKPYVILKRSVVDNQGQNHELNIGVIGFMPPQIMRWDKANLEGKVIARPIVESAKEFVPRMKAEGADIIVALAHTGIDSEPYHSETENAVYYLSEIQDIDAILAGHSHGIFPGRAYKDLPKTNIDEGKIKGKPVVMAGAFGSRLGVIDLQLEVQAGKWKVLKSTAFTRPIADENGNSLIKTDKKLLKLIKPEHQETVDFLKKLGI, from the coding sequence ATGAACAATAAAAAGTTTTTCCTTTTACTCTTCGTGTTTATCGTCTCTGCAACTCTATTTCCTTCTAACATGCGTGCAGAAAACACTGGAGTCGTCGATTTACGAATCCTCGAGACGACGGATTTACATGCTTCCTTAGTGAATTATGATTATTACCAGACGAAAACAGACAATACGATTGGGCTCGTGAAGACCTCCAGCCTTATTCATCAGGCAAGAAGTGAGGCAGTGAATTCCCTACTGTTTGATAACGGTGACCATTTAAAAGGCAACCCGCTTGGTGAATACTTGGTGAGAATTAAAGGTATTCAAAAAGGAAAAATACATCCCGTGTACAGTGCCTTTAATTATCTAAAATATGATGCGATTGCAATCGGCAATCATGAGCTAAATTATGGGCTGAAGTTTCTAAGAAATGCACTAAAGGGTCCAAAAATGCCCGTGGTTAATGCAAACGTATATAAAGCAAAAACCAATAAACCTTACTTTAAGCCTTATGTTATTTTAAAAAGGAGTGTTGTGGACAATCAGGGGCAAAATCATGAATTAAATATTGGGGTTATTGGATTCATGCCGCCTCAAATTATGAGATGGGATAAGGCAAATTTAGAAGGTAAAGTGATTGCACGGCCGATTGTGGAAAGTGCAAAGGAATTTGTTCCAAGGATGAAAGCTGAGGGTGCAGATATTATTGTCGCACTTGCCCACACAGGTATTGATAGTGAACCATACCATTCTGAAACGGAAAATGCAGTCTATTATCTAAGTGAGATTCAAGATATTGATGCCATTCTTGCCGGGCACTCTCATGGTATTTTCCCTGGACGCGCCTACAAGGATTTACCTAAGACAAATATTGATGAAGGAAAAATCAAGGGAAAGCCAGTTGTCATGGCCGGTGCCTTTGGAAGCAGGCTGGGAGTTATTGATCTGCAGCTTGAAGTTCAGGCTGGAAAATGGAAAGTTTTAAAAAGTACAGCATTTACAAGACCTATTGCTGACGAAAATGGAAACTCTTTAATTAAGACAGATAAAAAATTATTAAAACTAATTAAACCTGAACACCAGGAAACGGTTGACTTTTTAAAGAAGCTTGGGATATAG